In Phocoena phocoena chromosome 3, mPhoPho1.1, whole genome shotgun sequence, the DNA window AGagccgcctccccccaccccgcaaatCCTCCCGTGTCTGAGTAGTTGGATGGCTTGGGTTCCTTGTTCCGTGGGGCCAGCTGCttgaggagagaaggaaacactTGGACAGGAAGTGGCCTGACTTGGCTCTTgccatctcccccacccctgcagagCGCTGCAGCGGCCCCCAGCCCGGTGATGGGGAGCATGGCTCCCAATGATGCAATGGCATCAGGCCCCATGGCACCCGGCTTCTTCCAGGTATAGCTGGGGCTCCCTGTCTCCTGACCCTGGGTGGGCTTGTGTGGGAGGGTGACAGGCAGGGGCAATGACGGGGTGGGTATGCCCCTGCGGGCCTCGATAGTGCTGGTGAGGGAGGGGCCATCTGGCCTGGGCCCCGCTGCGGGAGGGGGCGGGGTCTCTGCACTAGGCCTGCGCCTGTGTGTGTCGGGGCGCCTGGGGCCGCACAGCTTGGCTCGCTGAACCACGGGTCCTGCCCATGACCTCCCCCTTTGggtccaccccacccccgccacgtCCCGCAGATGGGGCTAGTTGGCCCACTCTCCTGCCTCCAcggtgtcccctcccctccctggcccgGCTCAGGAGAGCCACAGGAAACCGTGGAACTTCGGGTGACCTCGCTCCTCCCAACCTCGCTCCTCCCAACCCACCTGGTTCTGTCCTTCTAGGGCCCCCCCTCGGCTCCCAGCCTCCCCCCCACAACCCCAACGCCCCCATGGTTGGGGCCTCAGGTTCCGGTAAGGACCTGTGGTGCCCCGCCCCCTCGAGCACGCACACCCCTCCCCCTGGCTCTTGGGCCCGTCCCACTGCGCTCCCACGCCCCCGGCGCGGCTGGCTGAGGTCTGCCGGCTGGTCTTGGAGGAGGGGGAGTATCCAGGCTGGGGGCCCGGGTGCGGCAGGAAGCGGGTAGCTTTGGGGGCTGAGTAGGTGGGGGGAGGTGCTGATCCCCGGCCCACCTCTTCCAGCCCTTCATGTCACCGCGGTTCCCAGGGGGCCCTCGGCCCACCCTGCGGATGCCGAGTCAGGTGAGAGACGGATGAGGGGAGGGGGGTCAGGAATTGGGCCGGGGTGGGGGCACCCACACTCAGTGCTGCCACTCCCCCTCCGCAGCCTCCCGTGGGCCTACCCggttcccagcccctcctccctggcgCCATGGACCCCTCCCCACGTGCTCAGGGTGAGTAGGGAAGCTCCCGCTGCTGTCCCCCGCCTCTCGTCAGGATCCCAGAGCCAGTTCCCCGCCGCCCACCGTGCAGGAACACCCCCAACCACCAGCACAGCGCCTGTCCACACCGGGGAACGGCCGCGGCCTGAGCCCTCTTCCTTCTGCCCCCAGGTCATTCGAGCATGGGCCCGATGCAGAGGGTGACGCCTCCACGGGGCATGACCAGCGTTGGGCCCCAGGTAAGGGCTGGGCCCAGGCGACAGGGCAGCTTCAGGGGCTGCCCTCTCTCGGCTTGCCCTCTCACGGCCCCTTTACCTTCACAGAGCTACGGAAGTGGCATGCGGCCCCCACCCAACTCTCTTGCTGGCCCGGGTTTGCCCACCATGAACATGTAAGGCCCTCAGGAACCCCGGGAGTGTGCCCATGCGGGTCACCACCCAGCTTCATGGGCTGGGTATGCTGGGGCAGACCCCGAAGCCGCACAACAGCCCCGATACTGTTAACGCCACTGCTGGGTGGGGAAACAGGCTCAAAGACCAGTGAGTGATGGATGGGGTTGGGATTTGAAGGCTGGCCTGGCATCTGTGCTTGGTTACTTCTCGGCCAACATCTGCTGCTCTGAGGGCACGTGGGGCAGGCTGGGGGTGTCAGGGAGTGTGTGCTGGGGGGCTGTGTACTGCCTGGCTTAGACCCAGGGTCCACCACTGTCTGTTCTAGGGGACCCGGAGTGCGTGGCCCATGGGCCAGCCCCAGTGGCAACTCGGTGAGTGTCCGGATGGCGTTGGTGGGGGGGGGATTAGGAGTGTACGAGTTGGTAGAGTGGGCGGGCTGCTCACAGTTGCCCATCTCCCCAGATCCCctactcctcctcctcccctggcaGCTACACGGTGAGTGATGCCGAAGCTGGGACACCCGACCTGGGGGCAGCGGTTGTGGGGTGGCAGTTGGAGGACTTTTCTCACCTTCTGTGTCTCCCTCTGTGTGCAGGGAcccccaggaggaggtgggccccCTGGAACACCCATCATGCCCAGCCCTGGAGGTACTACAGCCTGGGCGGGGCATAGGGAGGGGTGTGTTTGGGTGAGGCCCTCTCACACCCCCCCCCCTCACGTGCTGCCTCAGACTCCACCAACTCCAGCGAGAACATGTACACCATCATGAACCCCATCGGGCCAGGCGCCGGCAGGGCTAATGTGAGCTGGGGCTTgcgggggtcggggtgggggcggAGAGGTGGTGGCCCGAGGCCCAAGCTGCTCCTCTGCCTGCAGTTCCCGCTTGGCCCTGGTCCGGAGGCCCCCATGGCCGCCATGAGTGCGATGGAGCCTCACCATGTAAACGGATCCCTGGGTGAGTGGGCGGAGTCCCGGGACACACAGACACCCACGCACACGCCCCCGCCCAGCTGCTTCGCGAGCCTCGTGCGCCCCCTGGCGGCCCCCTTCAGCTCCTCCGCCTCTGTGCTTAGCCGGCGTTGGGGGCGCGCCCCGAGCTTCTCTGGGCTTAGTGACTGGGGCTGGCAGCGCTGCGGGGAGGGTCCAGTAACTAAACCGGGGGGACGCCCGGCCGCCGGCACTGGCCCGCCACCCCAGATCTGGGCCCTCCGCCTGGGACCCCCGGCGGTGCCCCAGTGGGCTGGGCCGAGGGAGGGGCCGCGGCCGCCGGGGAAGTTCGGGAAGGGGTCGGTGGAGCCGGCTTGGCGCGTCTGAGCCGCGTCACCGCCGTCTGTCGGTCCACAGGCTCGGGCGATCTGGACGGGTTGCCGAAGGTGAGGGGGCCGCGCTCCTGCGGGGGGCGGGGCTGCGGGGTCGGCCCGCGTGGAGAGGCCTAGTCCTGGTTGGGCCGCGCGGCAGTTGGGGCCTGGGCCGCGGGGCGGGGTGTTCCGCTCTGACCGCGGCCGCCCCCAGAGCTCCCCCGGCACCGTGGCCGGCCTGAGCAACACCCCGGGCACCCCGCGGGACGACGGCGAGATGGCGGCCGCCGGGACCTTCCTGCACCCGTTCCCGAGCGAAAGCGTAAGCGACTGCGTCGACTCCCCCCCCGCGGCGGCGTCGGGCCGGAGGGGCCTGGCGGGCAGACCCCGGCGGGGCGGCCGGGGGGCCAGAGCAAGACCGTGACCGCGGCGGGCCAGGTGGGGGGGCGGCCGCGgcatccttcccttcctcccgccttcccctccccaggcccgCCCTatcgccccgccccgcccacatCCCACCCCAACCCTGGGACCCGCGGCCCAGGGCGGCCTCCCCACGCATCAACACCTGGTCCCTTTCCATCCCACGTCCACCCCGCCCTGTTCCCCCTTCCCCCCGGGGGCGGGTCCCAGCCTAGGCCGGAACTGAGCCGGCCCCCGCGCGCCACCCCCTCGTCTTTCCGCAGTACTCCCCCGGGATGACCATGAGCGTGTGATGGGGCCGCAGCCCCTTGCCCACTGCCGACCTCGGCTTCTGCCCAGCGCCCCTGCCCGGGGCCAAGGTCCAGGGGCTCGGGTGGTCTGCAGGGTGAGGGTCTGAGGTCACACCGCGGGCAACTGGACTCCCGGTCAAGGCTTGGATGGCTGGGAGGCCCCGCGCGAAGGActcattcattttctaaaaaacGCAAGGACCTCAGAGACGTTCTTTCCTGTATGGGCCCTTCCCGCCATTTCTGTTTTGTCCAGGGGGCTCCTTGGGGGATTTCCTTTCCCCTGGAGAGCAGGGGTGGGCCCCAACAATAAACACAACTCGATTTTGGTTTTTGGCATCTGTTCTCGGGTTTCTTCACTTTGGCTCACAGCCACAGCCTGCTTAGCCTAACCTTCAAGGGTTGTGGTTAGGCAGAGTCCCCCTCCCCCGGGGGTTCTGGAAAGCCCCTGAGAGTTGGGACAGCAGAGTTTGGAAGGGTAGGTAGAAGTCCAGCTGGTGGAAAAGGGAGATGTGGCTGGTATTGGGGGCCGTTAGGGTTAGGTCGCAGGCACCAAGCATCCACAGGTGTGGCTCATAGCGGCACTGGCTTTATTGTCTGTCAGAAGGGGGCCCGGAAGGGTCGCGTGCTGAGGAGCAGTGGGGGCAGGAGTTACAGGGGAGCTGTATGGCCATGGCCTTAGGTGGTGGGCATCTGGGGTGCCTCAGCCTGTGAGTGCCCATAGGCGTCACCAGTACAGCCATTGGGGGCAGTTGGCGCTGATCCTTTCTTGCAAGGCACGGGGCAGGCGGTGGCCACATGCCCAACTTGCTTGAGGCCAGGGCGCTCCATCTTGTGCTCCAGAAGCATGTGGTTCTGCGGCGGGAGCCCCACGCAGGCCCTGAGAGATGGTCACGGCTCAGCGGGGCCAGACCCCAAGACTGCCCCGCAGTCCCTAGGCCCTGTGCACAGCCCCGCCAGTGGACATCTGGGCCATAGGTGGGGATCCCCAGGGTCGGGGCACACCTGAGGATATTCTCGATGCAGCTGCGCTGGCGGAAGAGCGCGTTGACCACTGGGCTGCCCGGTGGCGCAAGCGGCGCCTTGAAGAGGAAGCCAAGCAGCGACAGCACCGGGTGGAAGCTCTGCGGCTCCGGGTCGATGTCGGTGCAGAAGCTCACACGCTGGCACAGTTCAGTCAGCAGGGCCAGGTCCAGCATGATGGGCGCGGCCAGGAGTGAGTCCTGTGGGGCCAGCGGGTCAGGAGGTGGGCCGGGCTGGTGGGcagccccactcctgccccctctTGCCCCACACCTCGCACGTGTTGTGCAGCACCAGTGTGTTGGTACCGCCCAGCATCAGCTCCGATGTGTACTCATCCAGGGCACGCTTGCTGTCACCCACGTATGGCACGTACTTGATGACCACCTGGGGGGCGGCACGAGGTCACACGGGTCCCTGCCCTTCTCTGTGGGGAGCACCaacctaccccaccccacccctgccccttgcCACGCCTGCGCCCCACGCACGCAGTGGTCGGGCTCTTCGCCCGGCGAGTAGAGCACTGGGTTGCTGTGCACCATGTCGTCCACCACGCTGGTCTTCGACACCTCCTTGGAGCGGAACTGTGGCGGCGCCGACAGGTTCTGCCCGTCGTTGTTGCCCAGGTGGTTGTAGCTCACGATGGACATGGTCTGCGGGGGCAAGGAGACCCGCGGCAGCTGCAGGCCCCGCAGCACACAAGCCCACCCCTCGGGGTCCACGCCTACCCCATACTGAGCTGAGCAGCCCCCCAGGCCCACACACCTTGAGGCCAGAGCCAATAAGGAAGTCCACGAGCACGGACTTGACTTTGGTCTGCCCCGACTTGAAGTCGTCTCCACCCACAAAGACACGGCGCTGCCATGCAAGCTCGAGGGCACCAGGCACCAGCGTGTTCTGTGGGGACCCATTGAGGAAGGCGCAGCCCTCCAAGATGCTGGCCACGGCAAAGAGGGTGGAGGGCGACACTTCCAGGCCCAGCTGCGGGCAGAAGCGAGCAGTCAGCACAGAGGAGTCCTCGGGGGCTGGCCCTGGGCCTACCCCACCCCTTGGGTGCGCCCACCTGGATGGTGCGCAGCAGGTTCTCAGCGGTGTCATTGAGGCCCGGGACCACTTCACAGAAGCGCTCCGTGTTCGCTGTCCACAGCACGATGACTTTGTCCAGCCCGGCGCTGGACCGGAAGTCGCGGATGTCCCTACGGATCTGCtccagctgggggcggggggatggagggggaggaggtTGTACAGGCTCCCCCGACCTCTGGAGGCCTGGGCCACTCAGTTCCCCAAGTGCAAAGTGGGACCTGGACCCTCGGGATGGAAGCATGGGGACAAAAGAGGGGTAacaggtggtggggagggaggacaaGTGGCAGGGGTAATGGACGCGGGGTGGGACTGCACCTGCTGCGCGCGCGTGCCCGGGATTACGTTGTTGGCGCGCGCGCTCTGGTTAGCTGCGATGAACTCGGGGATGTAGACGGAGGGCCGCGGGCGCAGGGCCTCCATGTGCGGCCACAGTTGCTCCTGCAGCCCCCAATCCAGTACCTGCGCGCGCCGCATCGCCTCCGCCAGGTTCAGCGACGATATGTCCCAGCCTGGGGGGGACCCTCAAGCTCGGCCCGGCCCCAATCCTGGGCCCCTAGAGGCCTCGCCTCCCACACCACCCCCGACCCAGGGCCCCGCCCACCGTCGAACACGAGGTCGTCGGGTGCCACCATGGGCAGCAGCGAGCTGAAGGGCACGAACACCTCCTGGCCCTCGGCGTCCAGACCCAGGCTAACAGTGCCCGCCTGCGTCAGCGAGCCGTAGTAGTTGGCCTCctgggttggggggggtgggcagagggggcTGAGTGAAGAGTGGGCGTGGCGTGGCGTGGGCCATGAGCTGGCCAGGACCCCTATCGGCACCCTCAAGCCCCGCCGTACTTTGGGGCACCTCCCCATGGCGCTCCAAGCCGGGGCGGAAGCCGCTCCGCTCCTGAGGTCCCACCCCGAAGCCCTCCCACACCTTAGGCTCCGCCCCCGCAAGACCCCTGAGGAGTTCCCCCCGCCCACCCGCGGAAGCCCCTCCCCGGAGTCAGCCCACAGCCAGAAACCCTGCCCACAGCCAGAAACCCTGCCCACTGCGGGCCCACTCCTCCGTcgagcccctccccctccgcaTGGATTCCTGCGAAGCCTTCTCTCCGACCGAGCCTCGCCCGACCCCCCACCTTGCGGCCGGTGCGCGTGGGCCAGGACAGGCGCAGTCGGTTGGCCAGCACGGCAGCGGTCAGCGTGGAGCCGTTGTTCCCGCCCCAGCCGACGAGCATGACCCCGAGCCGGGGCACCTGCCGGGCGGTCCGGAAGGTGAAGCGCGTGGACGTGGGGTGCACCTGAGGGCGGGCAGCTCGGTGAGCCGCGAGGCCGCAGGCCCCTCCCGCCTCACTGCACGGCGCGAGTCGCAGAAGTTGGGCAGTTCCCGCTCCCTCCCGGCTCCCTGGTTCCCCCAGTCCCATGGCCCGCCCGGTCGGTCCCTCGCTTACCTTGAGGACGCCGCCCTCGCGGCTGACGCACGTCGTCCGGTACTCATACTGCGCCTCGATGGCCTCGGGGCTGTAGACCACGTCGGGGCTCTCGACCACGAACTCAGTTGCGGCCTCCATCGCGACGAGCTGGGGGCGCGGGGTTGCCAGGAGGTCAGAGGGGACCCGAGAACCGGCCGGGCCAAGCCGACTTCGGTCCCCGGGGAGCCTGCACCCCTCCTGGGGCGGCACTCACCGGCGCGGAGTCGGCTGGCACAGCGGGGGACAGCTAGGGCTCCGGGCGCGCGAACTCCAGAGAAAAGAGCCGcggccccacccccgccccgcccctcgctCCGCCCGCGCAGGGGAGGAGGGGCGCTCGCGGGGGGGAGGGCGCGCACCGGCTGTGGGGCTCGGGTTcgaggcccttttgcccggagctTCCGCGGCTATCTGGTCCCCGGCCCGGCAATCACGTGGGCCGcagccacctcccacccccaccccccgccgccccgGCCCTAGCTCGGCGCTCGTGATTAACCTAGGGCCCGCGGCcgcttatccccattttacaaaagaggactTTAAGGCTGTAAGTGAGCGCCAGGCCCCAACCACAAGGCAGGAGGTGGAGCTAGGCTAGGAAGCTCATTCTTTGCGTGAGGGGGACCAGGGGGCGCGtctctggagaaactgaggcacgggacACTGAGGCAGAAGACTAAGTCAGGATTCGGATTTCAACGCGAGACGCTCCTCCAGCCCAGGCTGCCTCCTCCTCCCACTTCCTGAGCAGCAGCACCCACCAGGCACTCCACCCCCACAGGGCTCGCATGGAGCGGGGGTGGCGGCGAGTCCTCGAGTTCTCGGTGTCCTCACCTATAGCAGGAGGGCTTGATAGGGCCGGGctggagtgggggcagggggagagactGTTCtgtggggaaaggagggaagcGGATGGGCAGGGCAGAGGTGGCCAGCTGGGAGGAGCTAGGCCTGCAAAGCACTGAGCCCCTCTAAGCGCCCAGTGATAAAGGAGCGTGGGAACTCGGCAGGCGGGCGGGGGCGGCTCCCCCAGGAACTTTCCAAAACAAGCGGCCTCCTCCGGCTGGAAAGTTTCCACCGCTGGAGCTGGCCCAAAAGGTGGATCGTTGGGAACGTTTGCAGGAAACTTGGTCAGAGCCTGGCCTTGGGGAGTGGGGGCTCTAAGACTCTGGTCCAGGCTTTGCCCTCAAGGGACCCCAGTGTAGGGGATTCAGAAGTGGACTTGGGGCACTCCCAGCCAGAGGGACCTaagaggcaggggtgggcagggcagacTGCTTGGAGGAGGTGGCTGCTGGAAGGGGTCTTGAGATAATCAGACATCTCCTATCAACGATCTGAAGAGCAGCTGCCCAGGCAAAAACCTGGGGGACTGGTTTCAGGGGCAGATGAAACGGGGCTGggtgtgagggagagggaggcagtTTGAGGACCAGGGCAGACCCtcagggctggggacagggaattccttataataaatatttgggttTTGTCCCCGGTTCctggctggagattgagttcagtcaccaatggccaagggcttccctggtggtccagtggttaggactccgcccttccactgcaggggacgagggttagatccctggtcgcggaactaaaatcccgcatgctgtgtggtgcggccaaaaattagaagaaaaaaaaaattaccgaTGGCCAGCGATTTactcaatcatgcctatgtaatggaACCTCTGTAAAAAGAACCCCTAAACAACAGGATTCGGGGgaacacatggaggtgctgggagggtggcccACCTGGAGGAGTCATGGCAGCCCTGTACCATTCCCCACACCCTGCCCTTGGCTTCTCCTCCATTCGGCTGTTGAAGTGTTTTCCTCAGcactgtgagccattctagcaactCACCAAACCCCTGAGGGGGCGGGAGGGAACCCCTGATTTATAGCGGGTTGGTCAGAAGTCTGGGTGGCCAGGGACTTGTGGCAGGTGTCTGAAGTGGGGGCCTGAGCCCCTTCACCTGTGGGGTCTGATGCCAGACCTGATAATGGAACTGTTGGACCTCCAGTTGGTGTCGGAGAATCTGCGGGAGGCTGTACCTTCAGGCTGTGTGTGATGTCACAGGAATGGGTACAGAAAGGTCCCCAAAGACCCAGCCCTGGGAAACCCCAGCACTCACAGGACAACCTGTGGGAGGTGCTGGCAGGAGGGTGGTGGGGGCAGAGCGGACCCGGGCAGGGTCCCTGGAGGGTCAGTGTTGGGGCAGCTGGGAGGGACGTGGCTGCTTTGATTCCAAGCTGTCAGTTGGTGCTGTAAGGCCATTGCGGGGACCGCCTGGGTGTGTGACACGGGGTCAGTGTGCTGCCTGGCGGTGAGCAGTGAGCGACTGGAGACCCCCGATCCACCAGACCGCAGGCTTCCGAGGGCAAGGGCAAAGCTGTTGAGGTCACTGCTGAGTGCCAGCGCCCAGATGCAGCCCGGTGcacaggaggggccacaggatCTGGGTGCAGGATGTTGCTGTCTGGCAAGTGGCAGGGGCCGGTGGGTGACCCCAAGCCCCTTGGCCACGGTGCAGGTCGTGAGGGTGGGAAGACCCTGCTGGGCCCCTGAGGGACTGGACTCAGGTGCCGTCGGCTCGGGAAAGGACGGTCAGGGAACCGCCTGTGGCCATGGTGCCATGGGGCAGTGTGGGGGCCGTGGGGGAGGCGGGTAGGCAACGCGAGGCTGAGGCGCGGGAGGCCGAAGGAGGCAGGTGTCGGCCCTGGGCCCGGGGCTGTGGCGGCAGGGACATCGTTACCCCTTAGAACAGCACGGACAGGCCGCCTGGGGAGCAGGGTACATTCTGCCCCATGGGGCCTGCCTGACCTCCCCTCCCGCGCCCCTCAGATTCCTGGGCCGCCTCGGAACTCAGGCCAAGGCCACTGGCCAGCAGGGCCACCAGAGAGGCTAAGGCCCACAGTCCCTGACCCCTGGACCCCTTTAATCCTGGTCttattctttgcttttccttcctAAAATAAACATTCCCCCCCACTGTGTCCTTGGAAGGTAGAACCTGCCCCCTGCCTTCTCCTCACCTAGAACAAGGGGCAAGGATGGCCATCCGGCTGGTGTCCTGAGCCAGTGGGGCTCCACTGGGCCTTGGTGTCCGTGTCCCCATGGGGGGGGGCAAGgggacccccccccaccccagcgtGTGGCCCGGGAGGAATAATCAAGCAGTGCCGTTACTCATTGCCGTTTCATCAGTCAGTCACAGCTTGTTACCCCAAATAAGGGCACTCCCTTTGCCCCATGTGGCCCCCCTACTGGGGGCTTTGGCCCTGTGGGAGCCCCGGGGACCCCCCTGCTTGGCACAGCCCACCCTGCACACTCCACGGGGGCACTGCCCTTCTCATACACCGGCCATGGCTCCCCGCTGCTTCCACCTCCCATCTCTTGACATTCCTCACCCATGACCAGGCTGTCTGGCCTCCTGCTCTGGCACCTACCTGCAGGGCCCTCCGCCTCAGCTCAGCCCTCCACCTGCCCGCCTCATTCCCGGGCAGTGGCTCTGGCAGTACTAGCCTGTGCCCCGCCCATCACCATGCCTCCTCACCCCAACCCACCCCAACACAGAACCAGCCGCCCACCCCCAGGGAATGACACATACACTTCCAGCTTGGGCCGACAGGTTCAGTTCAGTGAAATTTATTGTAggttgaaaaaaatcagcattcACCTGTTTAGTGTACAAAAAGGACACCAGTTCTTCTAAGAAAACATTAGGAAACTAAAGATGCAGACGCCTTTCAATTGTAACATTTTGGCAAAAGTGAAAAGTTCTTGTAAACACCAACTCCATGGCTCAAAAGTTTTTCTCCACAGtacaatattaaaaggaaaaaaaaaaaccagtatcaATAAGTTAGACCATATTTAATCAGCTAGAACTTTTGTCCATCAACCCCCAAAGCACAAAACTTTTCTTAGCTTCATGATtccttaaaaggagaaaataaacaacaacaataaaaaacaatgagGAGGAGGAAATTGAACTGAGAGTCCCTTGAACTGGATCCCAGGGCAGAGGGCCGCTCGGCCCTCCAGGGTGGGGCCTCCTTGAGTGCTCCCGTTTCACCTGAGTCTGCACGTCCAGGCTGAGTACAAGATGGCTGTCGGGGGAACCTGGGGTCCCAGGGTCTGCTcagcccttccccctctccatcccaaatgagaaacaaaacaacagctgTTGAAACAGAAAGGATCAGCATCCTCGGCACTCACCCCAGGGGTCCCACAGAgactctggggtggggtgggcacaaTGCAGGCGTGCCTGCTCTTTGGGAAGCCATTAGGAGACACCGCCACAGCTCAGAAAACTAGACGTGTCTACGTGAGCATTTCCGCTCTCCCTTGCTACGGCTCCCGGCAGCACCTCCGCCCCCGTGACCCCTGGGCTGTGGGCTGCAACCACCCCCATGACCTTCCCCAGTTGTGGCTTGGCTGAACACGGCTTTGAATTCATGTGAACGCTCGCTTTAGACCCCACCGCGCCCGGGGGTCcctcacacacaaacacgcacgcCCCCTGACGCCCTGGGGGACATTAGACTAGGCACAGTGACTAAGCAGCAATTGGGGTGTCCTCGGGCCAGCACCCCCAAAATGGGTGGATCTGGCGCCTTTTCTGAGCTCACTcttgcccccgcccccccgcccccggctctATCgaccccccagcccctccctgagtGCAAACCCCGAGGCGGCTCTGCAAAGACGACCCCAGGACCCACAAGTGGGCTGAGGGGCGGGGCGAGGTCAACAGCATGGAGACCACTTGGTCTCAACAGTGCGAAATGAAGAGCAGCAGCAAAGGGGAGAATTGAgaagacagtaaaataaaatccGACACTGCTGCCGCAGAGTGCGGGCTACAAGCACAGAAACTCCCAGTGACCCCTGACAGCTGAGGGCCTGGAATAGCAGGGCGGGCCTGGTGGCTCCCAGCAGCTGCTCCTGGACCAGCTGGAGTTTTCCAAATAGAGCTGCGGGGGTCGCATTGCCCTGCCCGCCCTCTTAGAGCCAGGGAGAGGCTGTGTGTGAGGGAGGCCAGCGTGGGAGAGGCACCCCTGCCCGCCCACCATGGGTTCTCTCCTGGGAGCCCTGGAGCTCGCAGAAACAACGCCTAACTTCCCGAGCATCTGTAATACTGTAGAAAGGACACAGGGCAGCGCCTAGACCCTGGGCGTCCAAGGAGGGGAGGCACAGGTTTAGAAAAAAGATGCTTTCTCTTTCGTATAAAAATAGACTCAAGTCTCATAAGCAGTAGCTAAAAGTGGCTGTCTTTGTATAAAACTAgaaaaggcaggcaggcaggccggCCTTGGAGTCTTTCACTGACAGGAAGCTGAAGCCcctgcggggcgggggggtggggcgcTGGCGAGGAGGTGGGCTTCTTGGGGAGCCCATCTGGGTGGGGAGGCTGCTCAGGAGGTGTGTGGGGCCCTGGGGGAGGTGGACACCCCACCTGGGTCTGTGTGACCTGTGGGCGCCAGGGCCGCAGGGACTCCCCTGAAAGCCGGCGTTCCTGGCTCAGATGAATGCGTCTTCCTCacgtttattttttcaaataaatcttttgtttcctcatcttcagCTCCCCCTCGCCCCCAGCTCCCCCACCATCCAGAACGGTCAGCCCGGTGAGGTGAGCTGGCCTGGCTGGCTGGGTGGGGCCTCCTGCCCTGTGGCCTTGAGCTAAGGCCAGGCCTGCAGCTGCCGCTGGTCGTACTCAGCGATGAGCCTCTTGATGTGGGCCAGCTTGCTGTGCAGGTACTCGCAGCGGTGCTTCTCCTGGCTGTAGTTGGTGTTGGTCTGTAAGAGAGCAGCCGGGCTGACACTCGCCCACACGGCCAAGGCTGAGAGCCCAACCCGAACTCGAGCTGCCCCGCTTGGCTGCCCCAGGTTCCCACTCGCCCTGCTTGCGGCCTGAACTCTCCATGCCGTGACAGGGACCCCTGCTCCGCCCCTCGGCTCCACCCTGGGAAACGGTCACAGCCAGGGTGAGAGGCTGAGGCAAGATAGGTCATGAAGCTTCCAcgctgggctggggcctggctgGCAGGGAGCCGCCCTGGCACATGTGGCCCTCAGGAACGTGAGCTGCTGTCGTGGAACCACATCGCAGGAGGCTGTCAGGGAGCCCAAGGCTGGGAGGCGGAA includes these proteins:
- the SSBP4 gene encoding single-stranded DNA-binding protein 4 isoform X15 encodes the protein MYAKGGKGSAVPSDSQAREKLALYVYEYLLHVGAQKSAQTFLSEIRWEKNITLGEPPGFLHSWWCVFWDLYCAAPDRREVCEHSSEAKAFQDYSAAAAPSPVMGSMAPNDAMASGPMAPGFFQPFMSPRFPGGPRPTLRMPSQPPVGLPGSQPLLPGAMDPSPRAQGHSSMGPMQRVTPPRGMTSVGPQSYGSGMRPPPNSLAGPGLPTMNMGPGVRGPWASPSGNSIPYSSSSPGSYTGPPGGGGPPGTPIMPSPGDSTNSSENMYTIMNPIGPGAGRANFPLGPGPEAPMAAMSAMEPHHVNGSLGSGDLDGLPKYSPGMTMSV
- the SSBP4 gene encoding single-stranded DNA-binding protein 4 isoform X23 codes for the protein MYAKGGKGSAVPSDSQAREKLALYVYEYLLHVGAQKSAQTFLSEIRWEKNITLGEPPGFLHSWWCVFWDLYCAAPDRREVCEHSSEAKAFQDYPFMSPRFPGGPRPTLRMPSQPPVGLPGSQPLLPGAMDPSPRAQGHSSMGPMQRVTPPRGMTSVGPQSYGSGMRPPPNSLAGPGLPTMNMGPGVRGPWASPSGNSIPYSSSSPGSYTGPPGGGGPPGTPIMPSPGDSTNSSENMYTIMNPIGPGAGRANFPLGPGPEAPMAAMSAMEPHHVNGSLGSGDLDGLPKYSPGMTMSV
- the SSBP4 gene encoding single-stranded DNA-binding protein 4 isoform X21 — translated: MYAKGGKGSAVPSDSQAREKLALYVYEYLLHVGAQKSAQTFLSEIRWEKNITLGEPPGFLHSWWCVFWDLYCAAPDRREVCEHSSEAKAFQDYSAAAAPSPVMGSMAPNDAMASGPMAPGFFQPPVGLPGSQPLLPGAMDPSPRAQGHSSMGPMQRVTPPRGMTSVGPQSYGSGMRPPPNSLAGPGLPTMNMGPGVRGPWASPSGNSIPYSSSSPGSYTGPPGGGGPPGTPIMPSPGDSTNSSENMYTIMNPIGPGAGRANFPLGPGPEAPMAAMSAMEPHHVNGSLGSGDLDGLPKYSPGMTMSV
- the SSBP4 gene encoding single-stranded DNA-binding protein 4 isoform X17 encodes the protein MYAKGGKGSAVPSDSQAREKLALYVYEYLLHVGAQKSAQTFLSEIRWEKNITLGEPPGFLHSWWCVFWDLYCAAPDRREVCEHSSEAKAFQDYPPVGLPGSQPLLPGAMDPSPRAQGHSSMGPMQRVTPPRGMTSVGPQSYGSGMRPPPNSLAGPGLPTMNMGPGVRGPWASPSGNSIPYSSSSPGSYTGPPGGGGPPGTPIMPSPGDSTNSSENMYTIMNPIGPGAGRANFPLGPGPEAPMAAMSAMEPHHVNGSLGSGDLDGLPKSSPGTVAGLSNTPGTPRDDGEMAAAGTFLHPFPSESYSPGMTMSV
- the SSBP4 gene encoding single-stranded DNA-binding protein 4 isoform X14, which codes for MYAKGGKGSAVPSDSQAREKLALYVYEYLLHVGAQKSAQTFLSEIRWEKNITLGEPPGFLHSWWCVFWDLYCAAPDRREVCEHSSEAKAFQDYPFMSPRFPGGPRPTLRMPSQPPVGLPGSQPLLPGAMDPSPRAQGHSSMGPMQRVTPPRGMTSVGPQSYGSGMRPPPNSLAGPGLPTMNMGPGVRGPWASPSGNSIPYSSSSPGSYTGPPGGGGPPGTPIMPSPGDSTNSSENMYTIMNPIGPGAGRANFPLGPGPEAPMAAMSAMEPHHVNGSLGSGDLDGLPKSSPGTVAGLSNTPGTPRDDGEMAAAGTFLHPFPSESYSPGMTMSV